tttctttaaaatttcTAAAATCTAAAACGCTCTTTCCAAACCATAGTCGTGAGTACAGGTGGTTCTCGTTATGCTTGTTACAATTTGTTAAGCTACTCTGTAATAGAAATCgatcacttttttttgctagaaaGCACGATGCACGAACTGAAAACGAGACGATTTAAATATTactgaatttaattaatgattttaatatGTTAACGTAAACCTTTTGACCGTCATGTTAGTTGATTAAGAATAGTAACACACAATGCATCACTTACCTAATCTTTATCCGAAGCCACCGATATATGTACATCATCTGGTCGATCTCCCGATCGTCATCATTATTACACTACTCTCCAACTTTCGCGATAGGACACATCAGTTGATGGTTTACTTTATGTGTATAGTTATATTGTGTCTCTCAGTACGAATTATAAAGATTGCCTTACGTTGATCTACAGAattgcaatattttaaattagcGGCTAGTAGCGGGTCTCACAAACCGAACGATTCGGTGGCCCATAAGACCCGTGTCTTATACTCCGATCGTTACCATCACGGTTGCGAAGACGAAACAAATATCTCAAAACATTCCACGATGGTAATTCGGACGTTGCCCTAACCAATCGATGAGAAAACTGAACGTATGAACTCACAGGAAAAGAACACGGACAGTAGAATATGTATTCCGGGGAAAGGTTATGACGATGAGTATGGAAACTTCCACATCGGCCCGGTTTCGCATCAGACTTTTACGCACGGGTGTATTTGCCCCAGATGTGTAGCATAAAAACGGAGGCAATGAACAGCAACGACATCACGAGCACTGGTACGGGACCACTAAAACAGAAGATCGTGACATGGTTAAGTTGACTGTGAGCATTTTCGAATCTTGAACATTACTATACTTACACTTTAATTCCGGGAGAATCATCGGTGTAGAAGCGCCACATACCACCCGAACCGGTACCCGTATTACGATTTCTCGCAGCGGTTGTGGTCGTGGTGGTTTTACGCTGTTTCAAAGTACTGGAACCTCCGGCAGATGCCCGTGGTGCTGACGTGGGTTTTGATGGAGATCGGCTACCGCTGCCGACAGAAGTGGAACTCGCTGGAGCAGGCTATTTTGCCACACACAAATCGCAATTAGAACACCGAATGTGATGGCAACTTTTCCTGGAGCACAACCAAATTCGAATCAGCGGATAAAGATATACTCACCATTTTCTTTGGACAGGGTCTGTATGAGAAACACTACTAATGAAAACTCAATTGGAATGCACGGACAACGATGTTCTTCGATCGGAAATGCGTTGAATATGAAAGCACGGTAATACCCTGCGCGTGCTGGAAAGGTAAATCTACTTGTGAAAACGTGAAAGTGCCAACCGGACAAAGCTACCAACAAcaatgcagcaacaaacacacgTATGCTGACGTGGCTGTCAAAATGTACAGTGGTTGTCAAACATCGGTGACAGCCGTGACATTCAAGGCTGACACGAACTTGTTCGACAATATTAATTTCGAATTTATTTCGGCTGCCATAAACAATGTTtagcaaaatatttttgtgtAAAGAATGTTTAGCAAAACATTTTTGGGTAAAAGATTTTTGTACAGTCAATACACGAGTTACGCGGATGCGAAGATACGtggattttaaaatttaacatttcaCCGAGTTTTGTATGcagaattcaatttttaagCTGCAAATTTCAAACATACGTTACACTTCATCATTATAAAAGTTAATTTTCATAGCATTTTACTGTCATTATAGAAATAAACTCATAAATATCAATTTCGAATGGGCTTCGTAACgtagaaataaatattagatCCCTTAATACGATTAGATTCTTCGACTTCATCTGATTGTTGCGGGACTGCTGGTTGTTAAGTTGTTCCGTCTTTCAATCGATTGTGGTTTGCATTTCTTTTAACAGATTTCCCGCTTTTCCCGTTATAGTTGTTGAATATGCTTTCGCTTCAAAATGGAATTGCTCTCCAGAGATATCTTAGTTTCTCGCAAGTTATCGATTAGTCGGAACATCTTCTTCGTCAAACGCTTTGGTCTTAGATTGTACATTCATGTCTTGGTTTTGTAAAGCGTTGCTGTTCGAACCAAGGGCCGAATCTATAATATTAGCGCTGATCGAAGCATCGCCATAATCATCGGACAATGAAATGGCAAGCACCTACATCTTTTTGCCTCATTCAATCTGAACTTCACGTTCACGTTTCTGCTTTCCGTTAAGCTTAATATTTTGCCATATATTGACTGGAACTTGTTTCAatagtgtttctttttctcttctatGGTGTTTCTTAGCAACGCTCAAGATAGACATATATGGACTACATGGAGGGTAATATCAAATATCGGGGGCAATTATCAGCGAACTAGTGAGCGAGAACCTGAATCACATCACTGAcaaacagcggcggatcaaacggtaggcggagtaggcggtcgcctagggcctcacgGTGTtaggggccccaaaaaattggtaccgattgtacaatttttggaaatttaacagcagagttaatttatagcacaaaatctaattaaaaaggtaaataattgatcaaaaatatccttggattttatatatctttggttatataaaacatttgtttctatttgattagttATATCGGCCCTGTTACACGggtacgcaagagaagtatgcagtgtactcaaactccttttctttatcggcacgacatcttcaggatgtttaagcctaccatttctggctttttttactttatttacccgtaggatagtcaccGGAAATAATaagcagcgtggaataaatttgcccatcactattgcattgcatactatcaaacccgtgagagcgatcgctaatgtaagatcgataaaacggaaagcatccttcatctagctcaaactttccgtcggctggtacgaaattccattcaaaaccaGCTGATTTCAgcttcccgataccaggaaaccatccacggaagaggtagcaccttgtacatcaattttgctcaaaaaccgccgaaaggtatacaatatttaaacactaactttcccgttggtcgagtaaaattttgcagcaattttgctcaaaaatcgccgaaagttatgcaatgtttaaacactaactttcgcGTTGGTCATGAAaattttcttggaaaactaccagttttcgaatgtatagtaccaggagagcatccacggaagaggtagctcctggtattgcgccggaaggtatgcaatcaacttgcaatgcaatacgccgtaaggtatgcaatgtttaaacactaacttttcatacaaaccagctgttttcagatttccgataccaggagagcatgtttttcaagaggtaacacctggtaccagcagagcaagatggcgcccaatatttcatgaaatgtttcatgaaatatttcatgaaattttcatgaaatatttcatgacatttttcacgaaatatttcatgaaatgtttcatgaaatatttcatgaaatgtttcatgaaatgtttcatgaatgaaattttcatgaatgaaattttcatgaatgaaatttttatgaatgaaattttcatgaatgaaatttttatgaatgaaattttcatgaatgaaatttccatgaatgaaattttcatgaatgaaattttcattaatgaaattttcatgaatgaaattttcatgaatgaaatttttatgaatgaaatttttatgaatgaaattttcatgaatgaaattttcatgaatgaaatttccatgaatgaaattttcatgaatgaaatttttatgaatgaaatttttatgaatgaaatttttatgaatgaaatttttatgaatgaaattttcatgaatgaaattttcatgaatgaaattttcatgaatgaaattttatgaatgaaattttcatgaatgaaattttcacgaatgaaattttcatgaatgaaattttcacgaatgaaattttcatgaatgaaatttttatgaatgaaatttttatgaatgaaattttcatgaatgaaattttcatgaatgaaattttcatgcatgaaattttcatgaatgaaatttttatgaatgaaattataatgaatgaaatttttatgaatgaaattttcatgaatgaaattttcatgaatgaaattttcatgaatgaaattttcatgaatgaaatttttatgaatgaaatgttcatgaatgaaattttcatgaatgaaatttccatgaatgaaattttcacgaatgaaattttcatgaatgaaattttatgaatgaaatttttatgaatgatcatgaaatatttcatgaaatttttcatgaaatatttcatgaaatatttcattaaattttcatgaaattttcatgaaatatttcatgaaacatttcatgaaatatttcatgaaacatttcatgaaatatttcatgaaatattgggcgccatcttgctctgctggtaccaggtgttacctcttgaaaaacatgctctcctggtatcggaaatctgaaaacagctggtttgtatgaaaagttagtgtttaaacattgcataccttacggcgtattgcattgcaagttgattgcataccttccggcgcaataccaggagctacctcttccgtggatgctctcctggtactatacattcgaaaactggtagttttccaagaaaattTTCATGACCAACgcgaaagttagtgtttaaaaattgcatacctttcggcgatttttgagcaaaattgctgcaaaattttactcgaccaacgggaaagttagttttaaatattgtatacctttcggcggtttttgagcaaaattgatgtacaaggtgttacctcttccgtggatggtttcctggtatcgggaagcTGAAATCAGCtggttttgaatggaatttcgtaccagccgacggaaagtttgagctagatgaaggatgctttccgttttatcgatcttacattagcgatcgctctcacgggtttgatagtatgcaatgcaatagtgatgggcaaatttattccacgctgcttATTATTTCCgttgactatcctacgggtaaataaagtaaaaaaaagccagaaatggtaggcttaaacatcctgaagatgtcgtgccgataaagaagaaggagtttgagtacactgcatacttctcttgcgtaccCGTGTAACAGGGCCGATATaactaatcaaatagaaacaaatgttttatataaccaaagatatataaaatccaaggatatttttgatcaattttttaccttttaaaatagattttgtgctataaattaactctgctgctaaatttccaaaaattgtacaatcggtaccaattttttggggcccccaacacggcgaggccctaggcgaccgcctacatcgcctaccgtttgatccgccgctgtgtatgactgaacatccgtgttagtggattgcgtgtgataaatacccagGATGCAGGATAGACTATAtcgattaagttcaccaccaactagtgcttgagtgttttgttaagttaagttaaggtcaaagaagtataactgagtgttgcatggcgaatctcccggaagcacagcgagcgaaccaaatcaatggcaaagtgctccttgaatgctgtagttgtaacttccaccactcgcaccacagcttctcgaagttggcgcacgtatgaatgtagctccatttagaagagtactgATACTATAGTAACTGGTGTTAGTGGTAATATAGTCGTTTccaatattgtattcgaagatgatgatggccctggcggaccatttgagtAAGTTGATTAGTCGCGGCCCTGCGGCGgttcaaacggtaggcggagtaggtcccttcttactgcgctttcaAGAGcttcaatgtcccccttccctccttcatcgtttttaaatttagaggccccaactataattccgctctgggcctccaaggggattgatccgccACTACTGACAAATAACAGTTATTGTAGGTACAGTTCATCATACACATGAAGAATTATCACAGCAAATAAAAAGTTATCATAAATTATCTCTCTGGGAAGCATAAGCATGAGAAAACATCGGTATCTCTTCATGAAGAATGATTACGCATCGATGATTAGCAATAATGGTATCGAGCGAACAACCATGAAGCAATAGCCCGTGTAAATAGCGATCGACAATTCGGAGATGATTGGAATTAATTTCTACGACCCGTCTAAGGTGGGAAACGGTACCGGGCGTGACCATGGAATGTATATTTATCTTTGAATTTCCCCCATTTCTGGTGCGGCTCAATGATCgagaacatttatttttcgaCGCAccacaacgaaacgaaaccaacgAACCAGCAAACAATTCGCACTAGCATCACACCAAATATTCGACACTGTGCGACACGACAACGTAGTCAGTCGAATTTCGCAGATTTTTCCACCGAGTTACGTGGGCAGAAAGCATATTTT
The Anopheles moucheti chromosome 2, idAnoMoucSN_F20_07, whole genome shotgun sequence genome window above contains:
- the LOC128297019 gene encoding protein transport protein Sec61 subunit beta, whose translation is MPAPASSTSVGSGSRSPSKPTSAPRASAGGSSTLKQRKTTTTTTAARNRNTGTGSGGMWRFYTDDSPGIKVGPVPVLVMSLLFIASVFMLHIWGKYTRA